The following are encoded together in the Lactuca sativa cultivar Salinas chromosome 1, Lsat_Salinas_v11, whole genome shotgun sequence genome:
- the LOC111893046 gene encoding ABC transporter B family member 1 produces the protein MRSEASEEKIKRRREQLEWFEMQSLELVSENPSPPLGSSSSQNKETMEMEGENSKNAEKDKGVSVGFGELFRFADRLDYVLMGIGTIGAFVHGCSLPIFLRFFADLVNSFGSNVNNIDKMTDEVLRYAFYFLIVGAAIWASSWAEISCWMWTGERQSTKMRIKYLEAALSQDIQFFDTEVRTSDVVYAINTDAVMVQDAISEKLGNFIHYMATFVSGFVVGFTAVWQLALVTLAVVPLIAIIGAIHTITLAKLSSKSQEALSEAGNIAEQTIAQIRTVLAYVGESRALQAYSSALKISQKLGYKTGFSKGLGLGATYFTVFCCYALLLWYGGYLVRHHYTNGGLAISTMFSVMIGGLALGQSAPSMSAFAKARVAAGKIYRIIDHKPSVDKNSESGLELDSVSGQLELKNIEFSYPSRPDVKILNNFTLTVPAGKTIALVGSSGSGKSTVVSLIERFYDPTSGQVMLDGHDIKGLNLRWLRQQIGLVSQEPALFATTIKENILLGRPDAYMGEIEEAARVSNAHSFIIKLPDAYDTQVGERGLQLSGGQKQRIAIARAMLKNPAILLLDEATSALDSESEKLVQEALDRFMIGRTTLVIAHRLSTIRKADLVVVLQQGSVSEIGTHDDLMSKGENGVYAKLIKMQEVAHETAMNNARKSSARPSSARPSSARNSVSSPIMTRNSSYGRSPFSRRLSDFSTSEFSLSVEGGYPNYKLEKLPFKEQASSFWRLVKMNSPEWSYALVGSVGSVVCGSLSAFFAYVLSAVLSVYYSQDHEYMIKQIGKYCYLLIGVSSAALIFNTLQHSFWDVVGENLTKRVREKMLAAVLKNEMAWFDQEENESSRVAARLALDANNVRSAIGDRISVIMQNSALMLVACTTGFILQWRLALVLVAVFPVVVAATVLQKMFMQGFSGDLEGAHAKATQLAGEAVANMRTVAAFNSESKIVDLFKTSLDTPLRRCFWKGQIAGQGFGIAQFLLYGSYAIGLWYASWLVKHGISDFSKTIRVFMVLMVSANGAAETLTLAPDFIKGGRAMQSVFELLDRKTEIEPDDQDSTTVPDKIRGEIELKHIDFAYPSRPDTLIFRDLSLRARAGKSLALVGPSGCGKSSVISLIQRFYDPSSGRVAIDGKDIRKYNLKSLRRHIAVVPQEPCLFATTIYENIAYGHETATEAEIIEAATLANAHKFISALPSGYKTFVGERGVQLSGGQKQRVAIARAFLRKAEIVLLDEATSALDVESEKCIQEALERVCLGKTTIVVAHRLSTIRNVHSIAVIDDGKVVEQGSHSHLLKTYVDGCYAKMIQLQRFSHGHEVVNMASIGSSSS, from the exons aTGCGATCAGAAGCATCTGAGGAGAAGATAAAGAGAAGGAGAGAGCAGTTGGAATGGTTCGAAATGCAAAGTCTTGAACTTGTCTCTGAAAACCCAAGCCCACCCTtgggttcttcttcttctcaaaacAAAGAAACCATGGAAATGGAAGGAGAGAATAGTAAAAATGCAGAGAAAGATAAGGGTGTTTCAGTAGGATTTGGAGAGTTATTTAGATTCGCAGATAGATTAGACTATGTGTTAATGGGTATTGGAACAATTGGTGCCTTTGTTCATGGTTGTTCGTTACCTATTTTCCTCAGATTCTTTGCTGATCTTGTCAATTCATTTGGCTCCAATGTCAACAACATTGATAAAATGACTGATGAAGTGTTAAGG TACGCATTTTACTTTCTTATAGTTGGAGCTGCAATTTGGGCATCTTCATGGgcag AGATATCATGTTGGATGTGGACAGGAGAGAGACAATCAACAAAAATGAGGATCAAATATCTTGAAGCAGCACTGAGTCAAGATATTCAGTTCTTTGACACTGAAGTCAGAACTTCAGATGTTGTATATGCGATCAATACTGATGCTGTTATGGTTCAAGACGCCATTAGTGAAAAG CTAGGGAATTTTATACACTATATGGCGACATTTGTATCTGGATTTGTGGTGGGATTCACAGCAGTTTGGCAATTGGCGCTTGTGACACTTGCAGTGGTGCCTTTAATTGCGATAATTGGAGCTATTCATACAATTACATTAGCGAAACTGTCTTCTAAGAGTCAAGAAGCTCTTTCGGAAGCTGGAAATATTGCTGAGCAG ACAATCGCACAAATTCGAACAGTTTTAGCATATGTTGGTGAATCAAGAGCATTACAAGCCTACTCTTCTGCATTAAAGATCTCACAGAAACTCGGATACAAGACTGGATTTTCAAAAGGATTAGGATTAGGAGCAACTTATTTCACAGTCTTTTGTTGCTATGCTCTTCTTCTATGGTACGGAGGATATCTTGTTCGTCACCATTACACCAACGGAGGTCTCGCCATTTCCACCATGTTCTCCGTCATGATCGGTGGCCT AGCTTTAGGCCAATCAGCTCCAAGTATGTCTGCGTTTGCGAAAGCACGAGTAGCAGCGGGTAAAATCTATAGAATTATCGATCATAAACCGAGCGTCGACAAAAACTCTGAATCGGGATTGGAATTGGATTCCGTTTCCGGCCAATTAGAGCTGAAAAACATCGAATTTTCATACCCTTCAAGACCAGATGTTAAAATTCTAAACAATTTCACTCTAACTGTTCCTGCCGGAAAAACAATTGCATTGGTCGGAAGCAGTGGTTCAGGGAAGAGCACGgtggtttctctaattgaaaggTTCTACGATCCCACCTCAG GACAAGTAATGCTTGATGGGCATGACATAAAAGGTCTAAATTTGCGATGGTTAAGGCAACAAATTGGTCTAGTTAGCCAAGAACCTGCACTTTTTGCAACCACCATTAAAGAGAATATCCTCTTGGGTCGACCCGATGCATACATGGGTGAGATTGAAGAAGCTGCACGTGTGTCAAATGCTCATTCGTTCATTATCAAATTACCAGATGCCTATGATACTCAG GTTGGGGAGAGAGGATTACAATTATCGGGTGGACAAAAGCAGAGAATAGCGATAGCAAGAGCAATGTTAAAGAATCCAGCGATCTTGCTTTTAGATGAAGCTACAAGTGCATTGGATTCAGAATCGGAAAAGTTAGTGCAAGAAGCCCTAGACAGGTTCATGATCGGAAGAACAACTCTGGTGATCGCCCACCGTCTCTCCACCATACGAAAGGCGGATCTCGTGGTGGTTCTGCAACAGGGTAGTGTTTCAGAAATCGGAACTCACGATGATCTGATGAGCAAAGGCGAAAATGGCGTCTACGCGAAGCTCATAAAAATGCAGGAAGTTGCACATGAAACCGCCATGAATAACGCCAGAAAGAGCAGTGCGAGACCTTCGAGTGCGAGACCTTCGAGTGCGAGAAACTCAGTGAGTTCACCTATAATGACTCGGAACTCGTCGTATGGGAGATCGCCGTTTTCCCGGAGGTTATCTGATTTCTCGACGTCGGAATTTAGTTTATCAGTCGAGGGAGGTTACCCTAACTACAAACTCGAGAAGCTTCCATTTAAAGAGCAAGCAAGTTCGTTCTGGCGGCTGGTGAAGATGAACTCGCCGGAGTGGAGCTACGCCTTGGTTGGGTCGGTGGGTTCCGTCGTTTGTGGGTCCCTCAGTGCATTCTTTGCTTACGTTCTCAGTGCAGTGCTCAGTGTTTACTACAGCCAAGACCATGAATACATGATTAAACAGATCGGAAAATACTGTTATTTATTGATCGGCGTGTCATCGGCGGCTCTTATTTTCAACACCTTGCAGCATTCTTTCTGGGATGTCGTCGGAGAAAATTTAACAAAACGTGTTCGCGAGAAAATGCTAGCGGcagttttaaaaaatgaaatggCATGGTTCGATCAGGAGGAGAATGAAAGCTCGAGAGTCGCCGCTAGGCTAGCTCTAGATGCCAATAATGTCAGGTCGGCAATTGGTGACCGGATTTCTGTAATCATGCAGAACTCCGCCCTCATGTTGGTGGCCTGCACCACCGGATTTATTCTCCAATGGCGTCTTGCTCTTGTTCTTGTTGCTGTGTTCCCTGTCGTTGTTGCAGCGACTGTTTTGCAGAAAATGTTCATGCAAGGATTTTCCGGCGACTTGGAAGGTGCACACGCGAAGGCCACCCAACTCGCCGGAGAGGCGGTGGCTAATATGAGAACAGTGGCGGCGTTCAACTCAGAGTCAAAAATAGTCGACCTTTTTAAAACCAGTCTTGATACCCCACTTCGTAGATGCTTCTGGAAGGGACAAATAGCCGGACAAGGATTCGGGATCGCCCAATTCTTGCTATATGGTTCATACGCGATCGGTCTTTGGTACGCTTCATGGCTCGTAAAACACGGAATCTCTGATTTCTCAAAGACAATTCGCGTGTTCATGGTTCTCATGGTGTCAGCCAATGGTGCAgccgaaaccctaaccctagctccTGATTTCATCAAAGGCGGTCGAGCCATGCAGTCTGTGTTCGAACTTCTCGATAGAAAAACCGAGATCGAACCAGACGATCAGGACTCGACCACAGTGCCCGACAAGATCCGAGGCGAAATCGAACTAAAACACATCGATTTCGCCTACCCTTCCCGCCCAGACACTTTAATTTTCCGTGATCTTTCTTTACGCGCCCGGGCCGGGAAGAGTCTCGCTCTGGTCGGCCCAAGTGGTTGCGGGAAGAGCTCAGTGATCTCCCTGATACAACGATTCTACGACCCGTCCTCTGGACGGGTCGCAATCGACGGAAAAGACATCCGTAAATATAACCTAAAGTCACTGCGTCGTCATATCGCAGTGGTCCCGCAAGAGCCCTGTCTCTTTGCCACCACGATATACGAAAACATTGCGTACGGACACGAGACGGCAACAGAGGCAGAGATCATCGAGGCGGCCACCCTGGCGAACGCCCACAAGTTCATATCTGCATTACCTTCCGGATACAAAACATTTGTGGGCGAACGCGGGGTGCAGCTCTCGGGCGGGCAAAAGCAACGGGTGGCAATCGCGAGGGCGTTTTTGAGAAAAGCGGAAATTGTATTACTAGACGAGGCTACAAGTGCGTTAGATGTGGAGTCAGAGAAGTGTATTCAAGAAGCGCTTGAGCGTGTGTGTTTGGGGAAAACAACAATTGTTGTTGCGCATAGGTTGTCAACTATACGAAATGTTCATAGTATTGCGGTTATTGATGATGGGAAAGTGGTGGAACAAGGGTCGCATTCACATTTGTTGAAGACTTATGTGGATGGATGTTATGCGAAGATGATTCAATTGCAGAGATTTTCGCATGGGCATGAGGTTGTAAACATGGCTTCCATTGGTTCGAGTTCATCCTAA
- the LOC111893039 gene encoding uncharacterized protein LOC111893039 produces MGGKCPHRRVKKRRYSHKTFRRDKFLVKGDDAVYDELKKPEDEKVALPLDEDLPGMGQYYCLHCDRYFANITVRDDHFKTKKHKKRLKIMAGPAPHTQLDADLAAGMGMPDNGPKLMSM; encoded by the exons ATGGGAGGAAAGTGTCCACACAGAAGGGTGAAGAAGAGAAGATATTCTCACAAAACGTTTCGTCGCGATAAATTCCTTGTTAAAG GTGATGATGCTGTTTATGACGAGCTTAAGAAACCAGAGGATGAGAAGGTGGCATTGCCATTAGATGAAGATCTTCCTGGGATGGGTCAATACTACTGTTTACACTGCGA TCGGTATTTTGCGAACATCACAGTGAGAGATGACCATTTCAAGACGAAAAAGCACAAGAAgcg ATTGAAGATAATGGCGGGTCCCGCACCACACACACAGCTCGATGCTGACCTGGCAGCTGGAATGGGCATGCCCGATAATGGACCAAAGTTAATGTCCATGTGA
- the LOC111893028 gene encoding transcription factor-like protein DPB isoform X2: MVTAGSNNQDEVIGDKHPSSAVSRGGGGATRSWGTTASGQSVSTSGSVGSPSTRSEATMAVTPASENTFLRLNHLDIQTDNAGSQAAAGNKKKKRAQRATGGDKGGRGLRQFSMKVCEKVESKGRTTYNEVADELVAEFADPGDGGQTPDQYDEKNIRRRVYDALNVLMAMDIISKDKKEIQWKGLPRSTLNDIEEIKGERLAIRNRIEKKTAYLKELQDQYVGLQNLIQRNEELYTSGNAPSGGVALPFILVQTRPHATVEVEISEDMQLVHFDFNSTPFELHDDNYVLKAMKLSDQSKHDDVANNVCVDVDGGEGSSISSMFRPSLGPTMPPGRGSKLPSVPGILKGRVKHEF; encoded by the exons ATGGTGACTGCGGGTTCGAATAATCAAGATGAAGTTATTGGGGATAAACATCCATCATCAGCTGTTTCGAGAGGAGGAGGTGGGGCGACTCGGTCCTGGGGCACCACCGCTTCGGGTCAATCCGTTTCAACAAGTGGCAGTGTCGGGTCTCCTTCGACCCGGAGCGAGGCCACCATGGCGGTGACACCCGCTAGCGAGAACACATTTTTGAGGTTGAATCACCTTGATATTCAGACAGATAATGCTGGATCTCAAGCAGCTGCTGG TAACAAAAAGAAGAAGCGAGCACAACGTGCAACTGGAGGGGACAAAGGGGGTAGAGGACTTCGCCAATTCAGCATGAAAG TGTGTGAAAAAGTTGAAAGCAAGGGAAGAACTACTTATAATGAAGTTGCAGATGAACTTGTAGCTGAATTTGCTGACCCTGGTGATGGTGGTCAAACCCCTGATCAG TATGATGAAAAGAACATTCGTAGAAGGGTATATGATGCTTTGAATGTTCTCATGGCTATGGATATTATATCTAAAGATAAAAAAGAAATACAATGGAAAGGTCTTCCTCGATCCACCTTGAATGATATTGAAGAGATAAAG GGTGAACGTCTTGCTATAAGGAATAGAATCGAGAAGAAAACTGCTTATTTGAAAGAACTACAAGATCAA tatGTAGGTCTTCAAAATCTGATACAAAGGAATGAAGAGTTATACACGTCTGGAAATGCGCCAAGTGGCGGAGTGGCTTTACCTTTTATACTCGTACAG ACTCGACCTCATGCAACTGTAGAAGTTGAAATTTCAGAAGATATGCAACTTGTTCATTTTGACTTCAACAG TACCCCATTTGAGCTACATGATGACAATTATGTTCTCAAAGCAATGAAGCTTTCTGACCAATCAAAACACGATGACGTGGCAAACAATGTGTGTGTTGATGTGGATGGAGGTGAAGGTTCGAGCATATCTTCCATGTTTCGTCCCTCGTTGGGACCCACAATGCCACCTGGCAGGGGGTCAAAGTTGCCTTCGGTGCCTGGTATTCTCAAGGGACGTGTGAAGCATGAGTTTTAG
- the LOC111893028 gene encoding transcription factor-like protein DPB isoform X1, with the protein MVTAGSNNQDEVIGDKHPSSAVSRGGGGATRSWGTTASGQSVSTSGSVGSPSTRSEATMAVTPASENTFLRLNHLDIQTDNAGSQAAAGNKKKKRAQRATGGDKGGRGLRQFSMKVCEKVESKGRTTYNEVADELVAEFADPGDGGQTPDQQQYDEKNIRRRVYDALNVLMAMDIISKDKKEIQWKGLPRSTLNDIEEIKGERLAIRNRIEKKTAYLKELQDQYVGLQNLIQRNEELYTSGNAPSGGVALPFILVQTRPHATVEVEISEDMQLVHFDFNSTPFELHDDNYVLKAMKLSDQSKHDDVANNVCVDVDGGEGSSISSMFRPSLGPTMPPGRGSKLPSVPGILKGRVKHEF; encoded by the exons ATGGTGACTGCGGGTTCGAATAATCAAGATGAAGTTATTGGGGATAAACATCCATCATCAGCTGTTTCGAGAGGAGGAGGTGGGGCGACTCGGTCCTGGGGCACCACCGCTTCGGGTCAATCCGTTTCAACAAGTGGCAGTGTCGGGTCTCCTTCGACCCGGAGCGAGGCCACCATGGCGGTGACACCCGCTAGCGAGAACACATTTTTGAGGTTGAATCACCTTGATATTCAGACAGATAATGCTGGATCTCAAGCAGCTGCTGG TAACAAAAAGAAGAAGCGAGCACAACGTGCAACTGGAGGGGACAAAGGGGGTAGAGGACTTCGCCAATTCAGCATGAAAG TGTGTGAAAAAGTTGAAAGCAAGGGAAGAACTACTTATAATGAAGTTGCAGATGAACTTGTAGCTGAATTTGCTGACCCTGGTGATGGTGGTCAAACCCCTGATCAG CAACAGTATGATGAAAAGAACATTCGTAGAAGGGTATATGATGCTTTGAATGTTCTCATGGCTATGGATATTATATCTAAAGATAAAAAAGAAATACAATGGAAAGGTCTTCCTCGATCCACCTTGAATGATATTGAAGAGATAAAG GGTGAACGTCTTGCTATAAGGAATAGAATCGAGAAGAAAACTGCTTATTTGAAAGAACTACAAGATCAA tatGTAGGTCTTCAAAATCTGATACAAAGGAATGAAGAGTTATACACGTCTGGAAATGCGCCAAGTGGCGGAGTGGCTTTACCTTTTATACTCGTACAG ACTCGACCTCATGCAACTGTAGAAGTTGAAATTTCAGAAGATATGCAACTTGTTCATTTTGACTTCAACAG TACCCCATTTGAGCTACATGATGACAATTATGTTCTCAAAGCAATGAAGCTTTCTGACCAATCAAAACACGATGACGTGGCAAACAATGTGTGTGTTGATGTGGATGGAGGTGAAGGTTCGAGCATATCTTCCATGTTTCGTCCCTCGTTGGGACCCACAATGCCACCTGGCAGGGGGTCAAAGTTGCCTTCGGTGCCTGGTATTCTCAAGGGACGTGTGAAGCATGAGTTTTAG